GAAGCCGCCTCTCAACTCTTCCCTGATAGGAGCATCGGTGTCCTTGCAGGGGGGTTCCACCTTTCAGGTGACGTCAGCGGGGTTGCCCGGGGACTTGCGGAATTCAAGGTCCGTGAGATCTACACCGGCCACTGCACATCAGAGGAGGCCCTCCATGAACTTGATGACATCCTGGGTAATGTCAGGCCCCTGCGACCCGGGACCGTGATAGAACTCTAGGCCGTAACAGGCTTATGGTGTGGAATAAGGGTTCAGGGACCTGCAGTACCGTGATAAAACTCTAAGCCGTAACATGTGCAGTGGACTGTAGTAAGATCAGATTCCATGACAAAAACCCATAACAGCCCCACTAAACTGTAATAAGATCATATTCCCTGACAAAAACCCATAACAGCCCCACTAAACTGTAATAAGATCATATTCCCTGACAAAAACCCATAACAGCCCCACTAAACTGTAATAAGATTTTAGTTCACCGGTAGTAAAACTTATTAGTTTAATTTAACATAAATGGTAACATGAGATGGCGTCTCCTGTTAATTTTTCTACTTGCAGCTGCCCTTGCAGGCACTGCATGCGCACATCAGCCCAGACTCGTCACTGGTACGGATGTTACAATTAAAAACCCTGAAGTATCCCAGGCATTCTACGGAAAGCTCACGGGAAAACCCGTCTATTTCACGGTGAGTTCTGATAAACCCTTCAGGTTATACGTTAACATACTGGTCCCCTACTCTGTGGATTCCAGGCCTGTGGCTGTTGATATCCTCAGGGATGACGGCACCCTCATCACGACCCTCCAGGGTAACCTCACAGAATGGGAGCCGTACTTTGAAGAATTCGGCGGCGACTCCTACTTCAAGGGGCCCGAGTTCAACCGTACGGTGGAACCTGGAACCTACCGTATAAGGGTCCGGAGCCAGACAAACAGGGACCCCTATGTCCTTGCAGTGGGGGATATTGAATCCTTCCCACCGGCAGAGGCCCTCAACGCCCTCCTGCTCCTCCCTCTGCTTAAGTCCGATGTCTTCGACGTGCCTGTCCTCCCCCTTTTCATGCAGTTCCTTGGTATGGTTGCGGGTATGGGGGCATTCCTCGCCATCCTGATCTTCTCAAGGAGCGGGAGGGGGTCCCCTGAAATATACGGGCCCCTTAAGCGGCTTGGATGGGGCGGTATCCTCCTTCTTGCCCTGGGATGGGCCCTCACCTACATCACAAACCCCCTTAACATAATGGGGAACGTTGAAAACATTGTCCTGCTCCTTATAGTTGTCCTTAACTGGAGGTTCAACAGGGGGCTTCCAGGTTACCGGCGGTTTTCAGGGCTCTTCCTCTTTATACTCTGGATGATACTCCTCTTCATCAGAGCCTCACTGATAAACTACTGAAACACCCTATACTCCGGATGATACTCCCACTCCAGAACATCAACTGATAAAGTACAGCAGGGAAGGGTGGTTTTGTCCTTTCATGGCCTAGCCTCATGGAGGACCCCAGAGAACTCCACATTGATGGTGTGCTGCATCATGGTGGTTCACCATCCCCCATTTTAGAGACCTCCATTCAGAGGTGTGTCCCGGCGAAAGATTTAAATAGTTTAATATGCAAACCTTAAAAAGTAAGTTAATCAATTCATAGCCTTGATTTTATGATTACCATAAATCTCTGAAAGGTGTTTCAATTGGATAAGATAAAGATCGCTATAGTAGGTGTGGGGAACTGTGCCAGCTCCCTTATCCAGGGGATATATTATTATCAGAAAAAGGGTGCTGATGATGCAATAGGCCTCATGCACAGGGAAATCGGCGGATACGGTCCCGGGGACATTGAGGTGGTTGCAGCATTCGATATAGACAAGAGAAAAGTGGGTAAGGATTTAAGTGAAGCCATATTCGCACCCCCGAACTGTACAACCGTGTTCTGTGATGTCCCTGAGACCAGTGTTAAGGTTTCAATGGGCCACGTCCTAGACGGGGTGGCCCCGCACATGAAGGATTACCCTGAGGATCAGACCTTCGTGGTTGCTGATGAGGATCCCGTGGACGTTGTTGAGGTCCTAAGGGAGAGTGGTGCTGAGATACTCCTCAACTACCTCCCGGTGGGGTCAGAGGAGGCTGCCAGGTTCTATGCCAGGTGCGCCCTTGATGCCGGTGTTGCCTACATTAACAACATGCCTGTATTCATTGCAAGTGACCCTGAATGGGCCGGGAAGTTTGAGGAGAGGGGGATCCCCATTGTGGGTGATGATATAAAGGCCCAGCTCGGGGCTACGATAACCCACAGGACCCTTGCAAACCTCTTCAAAAGGAGGGGTGTGAAGCTTGACAGGACATACCAGATAAACACGGGTGGAAACACCGACTTCCTTAACATGCTGAACCGTGACCGTCTTGACTCAAAGAAGGAGTCAAAGACAGAGGCTGTCCAGTCAATACTGGGTGATGATCGCCTTGAACCCGAAAACATCCATATAGGTCCAAGTGACTACATACCCTGGCAGAAGGATAACAAGATCTGCTTCCTGAGGATGGAGGGGAGGCTCTTCGGTGATGTTCCAATGAACCTTGAGCTCAGACTGAGCGTTGAGGACTCTCCTAACTCAGCGGGGTGTGTCATTGACGCCATAAGGTGCTGTAAACTGGGAATCGAGAGGGGTGTTGCGGGTCCCCTGACATCCATATCAGCCTACACCATGAAGCATCCGCCTGAACAGTACACCGATGATGAGGCTGCGAGGATGGTGGATGAATTCATTGAAGGGAAAAGAGAAAGATAAACATCTATTTTTATAAATGAATCTGAGGGGGGAAAAACAAGTATTTTAAAAACCCCCTGATTTTGAAGGGGAAAGAGAAATACATCCCTTGATGGGTTGTCTCCGGAGGACCTCAGTCCTCCTGGACCTCTATGCACTCGTTTGGACAGACGTCCATGCACACCTCGCACTCATTGCATTCCTCAGGGTGCTGGACCTTGAGTTTCCCGTCGACTATTATGAGTACCTCCATCGGGCATACATCAACGCATTCTCCGCATGCATCACATTCATCGTAATCTATTATTATCTTTGCCATTTCCTATTCTCCCTTACAGTTTTATGAGTGAATTTAATGGTTAGAATTTGGTCATCATCCCTTATAACCCTTTACGGGTGTGGGATGAAAGGCCTCCATATTAATACCGCTTCCAAGTATTTAAGGAAGTTCCTACTATCTATATAAAGAATTTGATTGATTTCATGAGAGGGTCACCATGAAAGGGATAAAGGTCATTGAAACAGCATTCAGGGATGCGCACCAGTCACTCCTTGCAACCCGCCTTCGTACCGAGGACATGATACCCATTGCAGAGGAAATGGACAGGGTGGGTTTCTTTTCACTGGAAGCCTGGGGCGGCGCAACCTTCGATACATGTATACGCTACCTCAATGAGGATCCATGGGAAAGACTCAGAGCTCTTAAGGATAACGTGAAGAAGACACCCATCCAGATGCTCCTCAGGGGACAGAACCTTGTCGGTTACAAACACTACCCCGATGATATTGTGAGGAAGTTCATCGAGAAGGCATATGAAAACGGCGTTGATGTTTTCAGGATATTCGACGCCCTCAATGACCTCAGGAACATGGAGTACGCCATAAAGGTTGCCAGGGAGCAGGATGCCCATGTCCAGGGGGTCATCTGTTACACCATAAGCCCCTACCACACCCTTGAGAGTTACGTTGAATTTGCAAGGGAGCTTGAGGCCCTTGAATGTGACTCAGTGGCTATAAAGGACATGGCAGGGCTCATATCACCCCATGACGCCTATGAACTGGTAAGGACCCTGAAGGAGGAGACGGACCTTATGGTGAACCTCCACTGCCACTGCACAAGCGGCATGACCCCCATGAGTTACTATGCTGCCTGTGAGGCTGGTGTTGACATTCTTGATACTGCAATATCACCCCTCTCATGGGGGGCGTCGCAGCCGCCGACCGAGAGTGTTGTGGCTGCACTCCGGGACACGCCATACGACACCGGACTTGACCTCCGGATACTCAAGAACATAAAGAAGTACTTCGAGGGGATAAGGAAGAAGTACAGCAGCATCCTGGACCCTATAGCCGAGCAGATCGACACGGATGTGCTGATCTATCAGATCCCTGGGGGTATGCTGTCAAACCTTGTATCCCAGCTCAAGGAACAGAACGCCCTTGACCGCTATGAGGAGGTGCTGGAGGAGATGCCCAGGGTGAGGAAGGATATGGGTTACCCTCCACTTGTAACGCCCACCAGCCAGATAGTCGGTATACAGGCCGTTATGAATGTCCTAAGCGGTGAAAGGTACAGTATGGTCACCAATGAGGTTAAGGACTACTTCAGGGGACTCTACGGGAGGCCCCCCGCCCCTGTGAATCAGGAGGTCGCCAGGAAGGTTATAGGGGATGAGAAGCCAATAGACTGCAGGCCCGCAGACACCCTTAAACCGCAGTTTGAGGAGTGCAGGAGGCGCGGTGAGGAGATGGGTATAATAGGGAAGGAGGAGGATATCCTCACCCTGGCCCTCTACCCTGCCATAGCACCCAGGTTCCTGAGGGGTGAAGTTGAAGCCGAACCCCTGGAGCCACCCAGAGAGGAGTCACCTGCACCCGGTGACGTGCCGACCCTCTTCCATGTTGAGGTTGATGGTGACGAGTTCCAGGTGAGGGTGGTTCCTGCAGGCTACATGACCATAGAGGAGGCTGAACCCGAACCCCTGGATGTTGAGGGTGCGGTTAAGTCAACGATGCAGGGTATGGTTGTGAAGATCAAGGTCAATGAGGGTGACACTGTGAATGCAGGGGATGTTGTTGCGGTTGTTGAGGCCATGAAGATGGAGAACGACATCCAGACACCCCATGGTGGTGTTGTTGAGAAGATATATGTTGAGGAGGGTGAACGTGTGGAGACCGGAGCCGTCCTCATGGTCATAAAATAGTTAGACTGATCCCTTTCCCCACATCCTGAACCTCCCAATTTATTTTTTTTCTATTTTAGCTGAAATGAAAAACTTCAAAGTCGGCGCCTTTTAGCTGATGATACTGGAAAAACTTCCGAGGCAGCACTCTTTTCTGAAAATCCGACGCATACCATAAATTGTCAGGGCTCTCTGGCTATTACTGCGGGTGCGGCCAGCGTAATAATCAGGAGACTCAGGAGGGTTTCTAAATTCAGGTTTTAGGCTACCTTCCGGGTAAAAATTAAATAATAATCACTGACCGCCACCTTTCCCATCTAACAGTCATTTCATGAGGCTTCTACGGATTGGTTCCCTCGAAGAAAGAGTGAATGCCTATGCCCTCAAGGGGATGGGGATGCCTTCTGATTAAAGGCCGTGAATGACCTTCTATTCATCATTCACGGTACTCTGTGGGGTCCTCAGCCCCTGCAAGTTCAAAGGCCCTCCTCCTCCGGAGGCATGACTCGCAGACTCCACAGTGGACATCCTCTCCGGTGTAACATGAATATGTGAGTTCAAAGGGGAAGTCCATCTCCATACCGGCCTCAACTATCTCCTTCTTGGTCATGTCAATGACGGGGGCGAGGACCCTGACACCCCTGAGGGTCCCTATACCCAGGAGGCTGTTGAAGGCCTCGAGGAATTCCCTTGAATTATCCGGGAATGTGGCTGCCTCCTCCCTGTCCCAGCCAACTATAACCGCGTCCGCGTCAAGGGCCTCTGCAAAGGACACCCCCACCGAGGTGAAGACTATGTTCCTGCCGGGGACCCAGACCTTCCTGGCTGTCTCAAGGCACTCCTCAACATCATCAAGGTCCCCTGGTGAGGGCAGCTCCCCATCATCCGTCAACACGGAACCTCCGAGTTCGCCGAGCCATGGGAGCTCTATGACCCTGTGTTCAATTCCCAGGTACTCTGAGAGTTTCCTGGCGTACCTGACCTCCATCTGGGCGCTCCT
The sequence above is drawn from the Methanothermobacter wolfeii genome and encodes:
- a CDS encoding inositol-3-phosphate synthase codes for the protein MDKIKIAIVGVGNCASSLIQGIYYYQKKGADDAIGLMHREIGGYGPGDIEVVAAFDIDKRKVGKDLSEAIFAPPNCTTVFCDVPETSVKVSMGHVLDGVAPHMKDYPEDQTFVVADEDPVDVVEVLRESGAEILLNYLPVGSEEAARFYARCALDAGVAYINNMPVFIASDPEWAGKFEERGIPIVGDDIKAQLGATITHRTLANLFKRRGVKLDRTYQINTGGNTDFLNMLNRDRLDSKKESKTEAVQSILGDDRLEPENIHIGPSDYIPWQKDNKICFLRMEGRLFGDVPMNLELRLSVEDSPNSAGCVIDAIRCCKLGIERGVAGPLTSISAYTMKHPPEQYTDDEAARMVDEFIEGKRER
- a CDS encoding ATP-binding protein; this translates as MAKIIIDYDECDACGECVDVCPMEVLIIVDGKLKVQHPEECNECEVCMDVCPNECIEVQED
- the oadA gene encoding sodium-extruding oxaloacetate decarboxylase subunit alpha, with amino-acid sequence MKGIKVIETAFRDAHQSLLATRLRTEDMIPIAEEMDRVGFFSLEAWGGATFDTCIRYLNEDPWERLRALKDNVKKTPIQMLLRGQNLVGYKHYPDDIVRKFIEKAYENGVDVFRIFDALNDLRNMEYAIKVAREQDAHVQGVICYTISPYHTLESYVEFARELEALECDSVAIKDMAGLISPHDAYELVRTLKEETDLMVNLHCHCTSGMTPMSYYAACEAGVDILDTAISPLSWGASQPPTESVVAALRDTPYDTGLDLRILKNIKKYFEGIRKKYSSILDPIAEQIDTDVLIYQIPGGMLSNLVSQLKEQNALDRYEEVLEEMPRVRKDMGYPPLVTPTSQIVGIQAVMNVLSGERYSMVTNEVKDYFRGLYGRPPAPVNQEVARKVIGDEKPIDCRPADTLKPQFEECRRRGEEMGIIGKEEDILTLALYPAIAPRFLRGEVEAEPLEPPREESPAPGDVPTLFHVEVDGDEFQVRVVPAGYMTIEEAEPEPLDVEGAVKSTMQGMVVKIKVNEGDTVNAGDVVAVVEAMKMENDIQTPHGGVVEKIYVEEGERVETGAVLMVIK
- the queC gene encoding 7-cyano-7-deazaguanine synthase QueC, with protein sequence MMRKAISILSAGMDSGVSTALLSREYDISAITFDYGQRSAQMEVRYARKLSEYLGIEHRVIELPWLGELGGSVLTDDGELPSPGDLDDVEECLETARKVWVPGRNIVFTSVGVSFAEALDADAVIVGWDREEAATFPDNSREFLEAFNSLLGIGTLRGVRVLAPVIDMTKKEIVEAGMEMDFPFELTYSCYTGEDVHCGVCESCLRRRRAFELAGAEDPTEYRE